The Mycobacteriales bacterium region CTCGCGCGGCGACCGCCGGGTCGGCGCCGTGATCCGGCTGGTGTGGGAGCGCGGGCAGCGATTCGACGGCTGGAGCGAGCACTTCTCCTTCGAGCGGTGGACCGAGGCGTGTGACGAGGTCTTCGCCGACCAGCCCGTCTCGCTCGACTGGTACACGACTCGTGAGCGGGCGCTGTCCGAGGTGCTGCCGTGGGACCACCTCGACGCCGGGCTCGACAAGGACTGGATGTGGGAGGACTGGCAGCAGGCGCTCGCCGGGGGCGAGGTCGAGGACTGCCGCTGGTCGCCGTGCTACGACTGCGGCGTGTGCCCGTCGCTCGGCACCGAGACCCAGGTCGGCCCCACGGGCCGCGCGCTGCTCCCGCTCACCCCGGTCTGATGCACCGCCCCGCTCCGCACGCATGGCCCATCGGTGGGGCTATTGCCCCACGCATGGCCCATAGGTGGGGCTATCGCCCCACGGATGGGCCATGCGGATGAGCCGGCAGCCGGAAGGGCCGCCACCGCCACCGGTCGTCCAGCGGCTGCGGGTCCGGTACGCCAAGCGCGGGCGGTTGCGCTTCACCAGCCATCGCGACTTCGCCCGCGCGTTCGAACGCGCGCTGCGCCGCTCCGGCGTACCGATCGCGTTCAGCGCCGGCTTCACGCCGCACCCGAAGGTCTCCTACGCCGGGGCCGCGCCGACCGGGGTGGCCTCGGACGCGGAGTACCTCGAGATCGGGCTGGCGGCGGTCCGCGAGCCGGCCGAGGTCCGGGCCGCCCTCGACGGCGCCCTGCCGCCCGGGCTGGACATCGTCGAGGTCGTGCAGGCGCCTGCGGACGGCGGCTCGCTCGCCGACCGGATCGAGGCCTCCGCGTGGCGGATCGTGCTCCCGGGCGTGTCGGCCGAGGCCGCCGGCGCCGCGCTCGACCGCCTGCTGGCGGCGGACGGCGCGCCGGTCGAACGGCTGACCAAGGACGGCCCGCGGACGGTCGATGCGCGGGCTGTGCTGCTCAGCGCGAGGCTCGCGAACGGCTCGCCGGATCCCGAGCCGGCCGAGGTGAACGCCCGATGTGCGACACTGGAAGTGGTCGTGCGGCATTCATCACCCGCTGTTCGACCCGACGACATCTTGACGGCGTTGCGCGCGATCGGCGCACTGTCGACGCCCGTCACCCCCGTGGTGACGCGGCTGGCGCAGGGGCTGGTCGACCCAACGTCGCCGGAGGACGCGAGGCGCCTGGTCGACCCGCTGAGCGAGCCCGGCACGGTCCGGGCGTAGCCCGGCGAGCAGACACCGCCGGCGCCGTCCTCACGGATGCCGTCGCCCAATCGGCTTCCGCCGTGAGCCGCTTTCGAGCGGCGTACGGCGACACCTCGCTCCCGAGCGGGGCGCCAAGGCGCTCCCGGGAACGGACAGGAGAGTACGTGCTCGACGAAGAGCGCAACGCAGAAACCACTACCACCAACGCTGCAGGCAGCGAGCCCGCCGCCCCCGCCAGCCGGCGGCGGCGTTCCGCCAGCCGGCCGGCCGGCCCGCCGAACCCCACGACATCGCCGGCGGCACCGGCAGCGCCGAGCGCAGCGCCGGCCGCGGTCGGCGAGGAGCAGTCGGCAACGCCGGCCAAGCGCACCCGCAAGAAGGCCGCGCCGGCAGCTGGGGCCGGCTCGACCGATACGGCCGCTGCCCCGGCGAAGCGGACCCGGCGTAAGGCCGCCGCGGCCACTACCGGGTCCGAAGAGGCCTCGTCGACCGTCGAGCCGGCCCGGCCGGCGGCAAAGGCCACCGCGGCTCCGGCCGTGTTGTTCCAACCGCCGCCGTCGGAGCCGGCGCCGCCACGCCGCCGCGCGAAGGCCGCGCCCGCGGCCGACTCCGAGTCCGGATCGTCCGAGGCCTCGGGAGCTGCGGGAGAAACCCCAGCCGACGGTGAGTCGGACGATGGCGCTCGCTCTGGCCGGCGCCGCCGCGGCCGCCGTGGTCGCGGTGGCCGGGGCGGCAGCGGCGAGGCGGCCGACGCCGCTGACGAAGCCACCGAGGACGGTGGGTCCGGCGAGGCAGCTGGCGAAGCCGACGCGGACGGCGCGGACGGTGACGACTCGCCCGCCGGCAGCCGCCGCCGGCGGCGCCGCCGGCGGCGTTCGGGCTCGGGAGACGGCGACGAAGCCGGCGACTCCGACGATCCCCCGAACACCGTCGTCCATGTGCGAGAGCCACGCAAGGCCACCGATGACGGCGTACGCGGGGTCAAGGGATCGACCCGTATGGAGGCGAAGCGGCAACGCCGCCGTGACGGGCGGGAGACCGGTCGCCGCCGCCCGGCGATCATCACCGAGGCGGAGTTCCTCGCCCGCCGCGAGGCGGTCGAGCGGGTCATGGTGGTCCGCCAGGGCGACGAGCGCACGCAGATCGCGGTGCTCGAGGACGGCATCCTGGTCGAGCACTACGTCACCCGCAAGAACGCCGCGTCGATGGTCGGCAACGTCTATCTCGGCAAGGTGCAGAACGTGCTGCCGAGCATGGAGGCGGCATTCGTCGACATCGGCCGCGGCCGCAACGCCGTGCTGTACGCCGGCGAGGTCAACTACGACGCGAGCGCGCTGGAAGGCAAGCCGCCGCGGATCGAGCAGGCGCTCAAGAGCGGCCAGTCGGTCCTCGTGCAGGTCACCAAGGACCCGATCGGGCACAAGGGTGGCCGGCTCACCAGCCAGGTCAGCCTGCCCGGCCGCTACATGGTCTACGTGCCGGACGGCCGGCTGTCGGGGATCAGCCGCAAGCTGCCGGACACCGAGCGGTCCCGGCTGAAGAGCATCCTCAAACGGCTCACGCCGGAGGACGCGGGCGTGATCATCCGTACGGCGGCGGAGGGCGCTACCGAGGAGGCACTCGAACGCGACCTCAACCGGCTGAAGGCGCAGTGGGAGGTCATCGACACCAAGTCGAAGTCCGCCAGCGCCCCGAGCCTGATCTACAGCGAACCCGACCTGGTGATCCGCGTCGTACGAGACATCTTCAACGAGGACTTCAGCTCACTCGTCGTGCAGGGCGCGGACGAGTGGGACACCATCGACAACTACGTGCGCTGGGTCGCGCCCGACCTTGCCGAGCGGACCAAGCGCTGGGACGAGCCGAGCGACGTCTTCGAGGCGTATCGAGTCGACGAGCAGCTGGCCAAAGCGCTGGAGCGCAAGGTTTGGCTGCCGAGCGGTGGCTACCTGGTGATCGACCGCACCGAAGCCATGGTGGTCGTCGACGTCAACACCGGGAAGTTCACCGGCCGCGGCGGCAACCTCGAAGAGACGGTGACCAAGAACAACCTCGAGGCGGCGGAGGAGATCGTGCGCCAGCTTCGGCTGCGCGACCTCGGCGGGATCATCGTCATCGACTTCATCGACATGGTGCTCGAGAGCAACCGCGACCTGGTGCTGCGTCGCCTGCTCGAGTGCCTCGGGCGCGACCGTACCCGCCATCAGGTCGCCGAGGTCACCTCGCTCGGTCTGGTTCAGATGACCCGCAAGCGGGTCGGCGAAGGCCTGCTCGAGTCCTTCAGCGAGACCTGCCCGGAGTGCGGCGGCAGCGGCGTGATCCTCACCTTCGACCCGGTCGCCGGCAAGCGGCCGAAGAAGGCGGCGAAGGCCACGTCGGGCAAGGACGGCAAGCGATCCGGATCGGGCTCGGGGAAGTCTGCGAAGTCGAAGGCGGGCGACGCCGATGCCGGGGCTTCCGCGGAAGGGAACGCTGGGGCCAAGGGTGGCCGCAAGCGCCGCAACGCCTCGCCCGACGGCGAGTCCGCGGCCGCGAGCGAGGCCGCGACGGGGGCCGAGGCCGCGACGGGGGCCGAGGCAGCAGCGGAGCCGCTCGCCGCGACCCCCTAACCCCGGCCCGGAACCTCGGCCCGGAACCTCAGCGAACGACGGGGAGGGGTCCGCGGGGACTAGTCCGCGACGAGGTCGCCGCCCACTCCGTCGTCGAGCGAGGCGACGGGATCGTCGATCCGCGCCACGAGGTCCGGGCCCGCCGGCGCGAGGTCTGCGCCCGCCGGCGCGAGGTCTGCGGGCGGCGGTGCGGGGCCCGTGCCGGCCGGCGCCGATCGGGTGAGCGCCCCGGCGTACGACGTGCCGGTCGCCGCGTGGTCGGCCTCGGACTGCTCGCTCAGCGCCTCCCGGCTGCTCGAGAGCGCCGCATCGATCGCGCCGAGCGCCTGCTCGGTGTCTCCGGCGGCGAGGGCGTACTTCGCGATCGCTAGCTGCTGAACGAGGTCGTCGCTGCGCTCGAGCGCCGCGCCGGAGCCACCGGCGTCGGTTGCCGAGCCCACCTCGTCGTCCGGCTCAGCCGGTCGCGCACGCACGAGCTGCCCTCCCGATAGTTGCGATGAGGAAATTGTCGTGCCCACGGCATCGGCCGCTGTAGCGATAGCCGGGAGAATGATCAATAGGGGCCATATCCGGGCCGCAGCGCATGGCCCGTGCCGGTTTGACCCGTCGGGTGAACAGTCCGTACCCTGATCGGTCGGATCCGCTTCGTGTGCCGCCAATCGGCTAGGCCCGCCGGATCCTCCGACCGACGCCCACGTGAGGCGCTAGCAGCAGGGAGCTCGACCGTGTACGCGATCGTCCGCAGTGGCGGCCACCAGCACAAGGTCGCGATCGGCGACACGTTGACGGTCGACCGGCTCGCCGGCGCGCCCGGTGACTCGGTCACCCTTCCTGCGGTGCTGCTCGTCGACGAGGGCGGCGCCATCACGACCGACGCGGATGCGCTCGCCAAGGCCACCGTCACCGCCGAGGTCGTCGGTGAGGTCAAGGGCCCGAAGATCTCGATCCACCTGTTCAAGAACAAGACCGGCTACCACCGGCGGCAGGGCTTCCGCGCGAAGCTCACGACGCTGCGCGTGACCGGCATCGAAACCGGGAAGTAGCGCCATGGCTCACAAGAAGGGTGCGTCCTCCAGCCGGAACGGGCGCGACTCCGCTGCCCAGCGACTCGGCGTGAAGCGGTTCGGCGGCCAGCAGGTCAACGCCGGCGAGATCCTCGTCCGCCAGCGCGGCACCCACTTCCACCCGGGCGACAACGTCGGCCGCGGTGGCGATGACACGTTGTTCGCGCTCGTCGCGGGCGCGGTCCAGTTCGGCCGCCGGCGCGGGCGCCGGGTCGTGAGCATCACGACGGCCGACGCCGCCGCGACGGCCGACAGCACGGCCTGACCTTCGCGGCATGGCCGCGACCTTCGTGGACCGGGCCGTGCTCCACGCATCCGCCGGCGACGGCGGGAACGGCTGCGCGTCCGTCCTTCGTGAGAAGTTCAAGCCACTTGGTGGCCCGGACGGCGGTGACGGCGGGCGCGGCGGCGACGTCGTACTCCTCGTCGACCCGAGCGTGACCACGTTGCTGGACCTGCACCGCCATCCGCACCGCCGGGCGGCGAGCGGCAAGCCTGGCCAGGGATCCAACCGCTCCGGCGCCGAGGGCGCCGACCTCGTGATCGGGGTCCCGGACGGCACCGTGGTCCGCGCCGCCGGCAGCGGCGAGCTGCTCGCCGATCTGGTGGGCGCCGGCAGCCGGTACGTCGTCGCGCGAGGGGGTCGTGGCGGGCTCGGCAACGCGGCGCTTGCGTCGGCGCGCCGCAAGGCGCCGGGGTTCGCGCTGCTCGGCGAGCCGGGGGAGTCACGCGAGGCGGTGCTCGAGCTCAAGAGCGTGGCCGACGTCGCCCTCGTCGGTTTTCCGAACGCCGGCAAGTCGTCGCTCATCGCCGCGTTGTCGGCCGCGCGGCCGAAGATCGCCGACTACCCGTTCACGACGCTGGTGCCGAACCTCGGGGTGGTCGAGGCGGGCGACGTCGTGTTCACGGTGGCGGACGTCCCGGGCTTGATCCCGGGCGCGAGCAGCGGCAAGGGTCTCGGCCTGGAGTTCCTGCGGCACATCGAGCGGTGCGCGGTGATCGTTCACGTCGTCGACTGCGCGGCCGCGGAGACCGAACGCGACCCGGTTGGCGATCTCGAGCAGATCGAGGCGGAGCTGGCGGCGTACGACGACGCCATCGACGGCGGGTTGTCGGGTCGGCCGCGGCTGGTCGCGCTCAACAAGATCGACGTCCCTGACGGCCGTGACCTCGCTGACCTCGTCCGCGATGAGGTGTCCGAGCGATACGGCTACCCCGTGTTCGAGATCTCGGCCGCCACGCACGAAGGGCTCCGCGAGCTCGGGTTTGCGATGGCCGAGGCGGTTGCGGCCGCGCGCGCCGCGCACGGCACGCCGGAGCCCGAGCGAATCGTGCTGCGGCCCGCCGCCACGCGCGACGCCGGCTTCGCGGTCGAGGTGGCCGGCGAGCAGGCGTTCGTGGTGACCGGCGACCGGCCGCGGCGATGGGTGCTGCAGACCGACTTCGGCAACGACGAGGCGGTCGGGTACCTCGCCGACCGGTTGGCCCGGCTGGGTGTCGAGGACGAACTCGCGAAGCTCGGTGCGCGGGCGGGTGCGGAGGTGACGATCGGCGAGGTGACCTTCGACTGGGAGCCGACGCTACGAGCGGTCAGCGGGGTGCCGCGCGGCGGCCGCGGGACCGACGAGCGACTCGAGGACCACCGCCGGGTCGGGGCGCACGAGCGCAAGGCGGCTCGCAAGGCGCGCCGATCGCCGTACGACGAGGGCGCCGAGGTCGTCGAGGGCGCCGAGGTCGTCGAGGGCACCGATGGCGCCCTCCGCGCGCAAGCAGTGCCCGACGAGGACGCGGGGGACTGATGGGCGAGCGCTGCGCATGAGCAGGGACGTCGTCGCGAGCGCCGAACGGATCGTCGTCAAGGTCGGCTCGTCGTCACTCGCCCACGAGAAGGGCGGGATCGACGTCGAGCGGCTCGACCGCCTGGTCGACGCGATCGCGGGTCGGGTGGCGGGTGGTACCCAGGTCGTGCTGGTGTCCTCGGGTGCGATCGCGGCCGGGCTCGAGCCGCTCGGACTGGCCAACCGCCCACGCGACCTCGCGACCCAGCAGGCCGCGGCGAGCGTCGGTCAGGGCATGCTGGTCGCCCGCTACAGCGCGGCGTTTGCGCGCCACGCGCTCACCGTCGGCCAGGTGCTGCTCACCGCCGACGACGTCGTACGTCGCGCTCACTACCGCAACGCGGCGCGCACGTTCGAGCGGCTGCTCGGCCTTGGCATCGTGCCGGTCGTCAACGAGAACGACACGGTGGCGACCGAGGAGATTCGCTTCGGGGACAACGACCGGTTGGCTGCCCTCGTCACACACATCGTCAACGCGGGCGCGTTGGTTTTGCTCTCCGACGTCGATGGCGTCTACGACACCGACCCGGCGCACGGCCCGGCCCGCCGCGTGAGCGACGTGCGGGACGGCGCCGATCTCGCCCAGGTGCGGCTCGGGAAGGCCGGCCGGCGAGGGGTGGGCAGCGGCGGGATGGCGACGAAGGTGGCCGCCGCGCAGATCGCCGCCGGGGCCGGCGTCCCGACGCTCCTGGCGCACGCGGACCAGGCTGCGGCGGCGCTGGAGGGCGCCGACGTGGGGACGTGTTTCCACCCAACCGGCCGCCGCGCCCCTGCGCGGCTGCTGTGGCTCGCGCACGCGACGAACGCCCGCGGCAGCGTCCGGCTCGATCCGGGAGCGGTGGCGGCCGTCGTCGAGCGGCGTACCTCGCTGTTGCCGGCGGGGATCGTGGCGGTCGAGGGAGAGTTCTCGGCCGGCGACCCGGTTGACCTGCTCGACCCGGCCGGGTTCGCGGTGGCCCGCGGGCTAGTGGCGTACGACGCCGACGAGCTGCCCGCGTTGCTCGGGCGCTCGACCCGCGAGCTGGGCGAGACGCTGGGTGCGGCGTACTCCCGCGAGGTCGTGCATCGCGACGACCTGGTCATCCTCGACCCCTGACCGCCATACGACACCCATGGCCCATCGGTGTCGCCAGGGCGGCACGCATGGCCCATAGGTGTCGCGCGGCGTCGCACCCATGGCCCATGGGTGTCGCGCGGCGTCGCACGCATGGCCCATCGGTGTCGCGCGGCGTCGCACGCATGGCCCATGGGTGTCGCGCGGCGTCGCACCCATGGCCCATCGGTGTCGCGCGGCGTCACACCCATGGCCCATCGGTGTCGCCAGGGCGGCACGCATGGCCCATCGGTGTCTCGACGGCGCCGCCCCTATGGGCCATCGGTGGGGCTGGGCCTGCCGTGGGCGGTCGCGGCGTCGTACCCCCGCAGTAGCGTCCACCGCATGGATGTTGCCGGCCGCCCGCCGATGGCAGCGGGATACGGGATCGCGACCGACGCCGAGGGGATGCTGCCGTTCGACTGGGCTGAGCAGCGGCTGACCGAGTCGCGCAACTACTGGGTCTGCACCACCCGCGCCGACGGCCGCCCCCACGCGATGCCGGTCTGGGGCCTCTGGCTCGACGGAGCCGTTTTCTTCTCGACCGATCCCGGGTCGGTCAAGGGCCGCAACCTTGCCGCTCGGCCCGACGCGGTCGTCCACCTGGAAAGCGGCGACGAGCTGGTCCTCGCCGAGGGTCGCGTCGAACGCATCTCGGGCGCGGAGGTGCCGGCCGAGTTCGCCGACCGGTACGACGAGAAGTACGGCCACCGCATCGATCTCGCCGACCCGTCATTCGCGTGCTACCGGTTGCGCCCGGATCGCGTCATCGCCTGGCGAGAGAAGGACTTCCCGACGTCGGCGACGGCGTACTCGCCGTAAAATTCACGCATGACGGTTGCCGAGGACGTGCTCGTCACGGCCCGGCGGGCTCGCTCAGCAGCGGCCACGCTCGCGCCGTTCCCGCGGTCGGCGAAGGACACGGCGTTGCTGGCGATGGCCGATGCCCTCGTGGCGAGCACCGCCGAGATCCTCGAGGCGAACGCGCGCGACGTCGACCGCGATGCCGACAACCCGTTGGTCGACCGGCTCCGGCTGGACGAGACCCGGGTCGCGGGGATGGCCGAGGGACTGCGACAGGTAGCCGGCCTGCCCGACCCGGTCGGAGAGGTCGTACGCGGCTCGACTCTGGCCAACGGCTTGCAGCTGCGACAGGTCCGGGTGCCGATGGGCGTCGTCGGCATCATCTACGAGGCGCGCCCCAATGTCACAGCGGACGCGGCCGGACTATGCCTCAAGAGCGGCAACGCGGTGCTGTTGCGCGGGTCGTCGAGCGCACGAGAAAGCAACGCGGCGCTGGTCGCGGTGCTCGCCGCCGCCGCGACGGACGCCGGTCTGCCAGCGGACTGCGTGCAGCTGGTCCCTGGTGACGACCATGAGTCGGCAAAGCATCTGATGCGCGCGCGTGGTCTCGTCGACGTACTCATTCCCCGCGGCGGTGCCGGGCTGATCCGCAGCGTGGTCGAGGAGTCCACCGTCCCCGTGATCGAGACCGGCGTGGGCAACTGCCACGTGTACGTCGACGCCGACGCCGACCTCGACATGGCGCTGTCGATCATCATGAACGCGAAGACGCAGCGGCCCAGCGTCTGCAACGCCGCGGAGACGATGCTCGTGCACGCCGACGTCGCAACTGAGTTCCTGCCTCGCGCACTCGCGGCCCTGCAGTCGGAAGGGGTCACGATTCACGGCGACGCGGCGACGGCGGCG contains the following coding sequences:
- a CDS encoding TIGR03936 family radical SAM-associated protein yields the protein MSRQPEGPPPPPVVQRLRVRYAKRGRLRFTSHRDFARAFERALRRSGVPIAFSAGFTPHPKVSYAGAAPTGVASDAEYLEIGLAAVREPAEVRAALDGALPPGLDIVEVVQAPADGGSLADRIEASAWRIVLPGVSAEAAGAALDRLLAADGAPVERLTKDGPRTVDARAVLLSARLANGSPDPEPAEVNARCATLEVVVRHSSPAVRPDDILTALRAIGALSTPVTPVVTRLAQGLVDPTSPEDARRLVDPLSEPGTVRA
- a CDS encoding Rne/Rng family ribonuclease codes for the protein MSRFRAAYGDTSLPSGAPRRSRERTGEYVLDEERNAETTTTNAAGSEPAAPASRRRRSASRPAGPPNPTTSPAAPAAPSAAPAAVGEEQSATPAKRTRKKAAPAAGAGSTDTAAAPAKRTRRKAAAATTGSEEASSTVEPARPAAKATAAPAVLFQPPPSEPAPPRRRAKAAPAADSESGSSEASGAAGETPADGESDDGARSGRRRRGRRGRGGRGGSGEAADAADEATEDGGSGEAAGEADADGADGDDSPAGSRRRRRRRRRSGSGDGDEAGDSDDPPNTVVHVREPRKATDDGVRGVKGSTRMEAKRQRRRDGRETGRRRPAIITEAEFLARREAVERVMVVRQGDERTQIAVLEDGILVEHYVTRKNAASMVGNVYLGKVQNVLPSMEAAFVDIGRGRNAVLYAGEVNYDASALEGKPPRIEQALKSGQSVLVQVTKDPIGHKGGRLTSQVSLPGRYMVYVPDGRLSGISRKLPDTERSRLKSILKRLTPEDAGVIIRTAAEGATEEALERDLNRLKAQWEVIDTKSKSASAPSLIYSEPDLVIRVVRDIFNEDFSSLVVQGADEWDTIDNYVRWVAPDLAERTKRWDEPSDVFEAYRVDEQLAKALERKVWLPSGGYLVIDRTEAMVVVDVNTGKFTGRGGNLEETVTKNNLEAAEEIVRQLRLRDLGGIIVIDFIDMVLESNRDLVLRRLLECLGRDRTRHQVAEVTSLGLVQMTRKRVGEGLLESFSETCPECGGSGVILTFDPVAGKRPKKAAKATSGKDGKRSGSGSGKSAKSKAGDADAGASAEGNAGAKGGRKRRNASPDGESAAASEAATGAEAATGAEAAAEPLAATP
- the rplU gene encoding 50S ribosomal protein L21, which codes for MYAIVRSGGHQHKVAIGDTLTVDRLAGAPGDSVTLPAVLLVDEGGAITTDADALAKATVTAEVVGEVKGPKISIHLFKNKTGYHRRQGFRAKLTTLRVTGIETGK
- the rpmA gene encoding 50S ribosomal protein L27, yielding MAHKKGASSSRNGRDSAAQRLGVKRFGGQQVNAGEILVRQRGTHFHPGDNVGRGGDDTLFALVAGAVQFGRRRGRRVVSITTADAAATADSTA
- the proB gene encoding glutamate 5-kinase gives rise to the protein MRMSRDVVASAERIVVKVGSSSLAHEKGGIDVERLDRLVDAIAGRVAGGTQVVLVSSGAIAAGLEPLGLANRPRDLATQQAAASVGQGMLVARYSAAFARHALTVGQVLLTADDVVRRAHYRNAARTFERLLGLGIVPVVNENDTVATEEIRFGDNDRLAALVTHIVNAGALVLLSDVDGVYDTDPAHGPARRVSDVRDGADLAQVRLGKAGRRGVGSGGMATKVAAAQIAAGAGVPTLLAHADQAAAALEGADVGTCFHPTGRRAPARLLWLAHATNARGSVRLDPGAVAAVVERRTSLLPAGIVAVEGEFSAGDPVDLLDPAGFAVARGLVAYDADELPALLGRSTRELGETLGAAYSREVVHRDDLVILDP
- a CDS encoding pyridoxamine 5'-phosphate oxidase family protein; its protein translation is MDVAGRPPMAAGYGIATDAEGMLPFDWAEQRLTESRNYWVCTTRADGRPHAMPVWGLWLDGAVFFSTDPGSVKGRNLAARPDAVVHLESGDELVLAEGRVERISGAEVPAEFADRYDEKYGHRIDLADPSFACYRLRPDRVIAWREKDFPTSATAYSP
- a CDS encoding glutamate-5-semialdehyde dehydrogenase, giving the protein MTVAEDVLVTARRARSAAATLAPFPRSAKDTALLAMADALVASTAEILEANARDVDRDADNPLVDRLRLDETRVAGMAEGLRQVAGLPDPVGEVVRGSTLANGLQLRQVRVPMGVVGIIYEARPNVTADAAGLCLKSGNAVLLRGSSSARESNAALVAVLAAAATDAGLPADCVQLVPGDDHESAKHLMRARGLVDVLIPRGGAGLIRSVVEESTVPVIETGVGNCHVYVDADADLDMALSIIMNAKTQRPSVCNAAETMLVHADVATEFLPRALAALQSEGVTIHGDAATAAYSDSVVPATDEDWAAEYLSLDLAVRVVPSLPEAVAHIRRWGSGHTEAIVTGSLPASQAFVAGLDSAAVMVNASTRFTDGAQFGFGAEIGISNQKLHARGPMGLTELTTTTWVVTGNGQIRT